One Fusarium poae strain DAOMC 252244 chromosome 4, whole genome shotgun sequence DNA window includes the following coding sequences:
- a CDS encoding hypothetical protein (BUSCO:58709at5125): MAPLTRKRKAEKKQKLEEAPVQTITSDKKQKLPVRAKDGESSDMSPEQPRATKVVFGDDDMNVPVVLSKPVVSAPKEEEESDEDSDDEAPEAVSTSKVASEIKKSNQAAQKAAQEQAAAEKRKRRERDDRFKQQAEERKKLEEQEKEKAEKEAAEQEGSADEVEPAQPLIQRSKTQKAPNLLPAEFLTDSSSEDEGEDDQEEERPRKRRVATVEKELARQSRGPKDERVGSTVFRVAQKTDERMVPKTKRQTKNHMNDLLKRNRSAAKPRSGFFVK; encoded by the exons ATGGCACCTTTGACGCGCAAGAGAAAGGCcgaaaagaagcaaaagctAGAGGAGGCCCCCGTTCAAACAATCACATCAGACAAGAAGCAAAAGCTACCTGTTAGAGCCAAGGATGGCGAGTCCAGCGATATGTCCCCAGAGCAGCCCAGGGCTACAAAGGTCGTTTTCGGAGATGATGACATGAACGTGCCAGTCGTTCTGTCAAAACCCGTTGTGTCAGCGcccaaggaggaagaggagagtGACGAAGACAGCGACGATGAAGCGCCAGAGGCAGTGTCGACTTCAAAGGTGGCCTCTGAGATTAAGAAGTCCAACCAAGCAGCCCAGAAAGCAGCTCAAGA ACAAGCCGCTGCAGAGAAGCGCAAGCGTCGGGAGAGGGATGATCGCTTCAAGCAGCAAGCTGAAGAGCGCAAGAAGCTAGAGGagcaagagaaggaaaaggccgAGAAGGAGGCTGCTGAGCAAGAAGGTTCGGCTGACGAGGTGGAGCCCGCACAGCCTCTTATTCAGCGCAGCAAAACACAAAAGGCCCCCAACCTGCTGCCCGCTGAGTTCCTGACAGACTCCTCAAGTGAGGATGAGGGCGAGGACGACCAAGAAGAGGAGCGTCCTAGGAAACGTCGTGTCGCCACCGTTGAAAAGGAGCTCGCCCGTCAGAGCAGAGGACCAAAGGATGAGCGTGTTGGCTCGACTGTGTTCCGCGTGGCCCAGAAGACAGACGAGAGGATGGTGCCCAAGACGAAGCGGCAAACAAAGAACCACATGAACGACCTCTTGAAGAGGAATCGAAGCGCCGCAAAGCCTCGATCTGGGTTCTTTGTCAAATAG
- a CDS encoding hypothetical protein (TransMembrane:3 (n4-15c22/23o46-63i75-98o118-143i)~BUSCO:40822at5125), which translates to MRRTLSLSLGALALLATAAVMAVLIVLTVHVPKESSGRTLSQVSVALEAVTLVITGWFLSTYPSTSFRRWSTRCLGVDFGAAVLTILFATVSTIATLIQFSKSTLEKEDDLNASKSTLLIGLSIALGLGFVFQAGFLSVHFFFTRRSDQVDFSLHNLEDGRGLPSYRSKSSLKTLRYSHTADPSTLKRQSMDFHTPASSIRGRSRSNTASSIKAQLSNAIRSATVRSHVSSSEFRRPITADSVKYQSSEDAFDTWDTSSVDTHAREVVMEATTPPPKSQPHFLEPIPGSPSPSKASIPDTIELPLEPPRIRRRSRSYSPVSIRREQLADLPEPALGESNIHPLFRSDSPTPPPMATPGTVVVASPNAGQVITHRQSVRSLRSVSVSVHPSPLGREERESIAEEDEETDSLSSAGRPMTPPIPTWVMGAGSRSSWSDYNNRKSKLDN; encoded by the coding sequence ATGCGACGCACTTTATCGCTTTCGCTGGGCGCCCTGGCCCTGTTGGCAACAGCAGCCGTGATGGCAGTTCTCATTGTTCTCACAGTCCACGTCCCCAAGGAATCAAGTGGCCGAACGCTTTCACAAGTATCTGTCGCCCTCGAGGCTGTGACCCTTGTCATCACTGGGTGGTTTCTTTCTACCTACCCTTCAACCTCGTTCCGCCGCTGGTCAACAAGATGTCTGGGTGTCGACTTTGGTGCTGCCGTTCTCACCATCCTCTTTGCTACTGTTTCAACAATAGCCACACTCATTCAATTTAGTAAATCAACTCTGGAGAAAGAGGATGATCTCAATGCCAGCAAGAGCACCCTTCTCATCGGTTTGTCGATTGCTCTCGGACTCGGCTTCGTGTTCCAGGCTGGTTTCTTGTCTGTTCACTTCTTCTTCACTCGAAGAAGTGACCAGGTTGATTTCTCCCTGCACAATCTTGAGGACGGTCGAGGTCTGCCATCTTACCGATCCAAGTCATCTCTCAAGACGCTGCGCTACAGCCATACCGCCGACCCATCGACCCTGAAGAGACAATCGATGGATTTCCACACGCCCGCTTCATCCATCCGTGGACGTTCCAGGTCCAACACTGCCAGCTCTATCAAGGCTCAACTCTCCAACGCTATCCGATCTGCTACCGTCAGGAGCCACGTCTCCTCCAGCGAATTCCGCCGACCCATCACTGCTGATTCAGTCAAATACCAGTCCAGTGAGGATGCTTTCGATACCTGGGATACTTCTTCGGTCGATACCCATGCCCGTGAGGTCGTCATGGAAGCGACAACTCCTCCTCCAAAGAGTCAACCCCACTTCCTCGAGCCCATCCCCGGCAGCCCTTCACCAAGCAAGGCATCAATCCCAGACACCATTGAATTGCCTCTTGAGCCTCCAAGAATTCGCAGGAGAAGTCGCAGCTACAGCCCGGTGTCTATTCGTCGAGAGCAACTGGCCGACCTTCCTGAGCCAGCACTTGGCGAATCTAACATCCACCCTCTGTTCCGATCCGACTCACCCACGCCTCCTCCTATGGCGACGCCTGGTACTGTCGTCGTGGCCTCACCCAACGCTGGTCAGGTCATCACACACCGCCAAAGTGTGCGCTCCTTGCGCTCTGTCTCCGTGTCCGTGCACCCAAGCCCCCTTGGCAGAGAGGAGCGTGAGAGCATTgcagaggaggatgaggaaaCAGACTCACTATCGTCGGCTGGGCGACCCATGACACCTCCTATCCCTACATGGGTGATGGGCGCCGGCTCTCGATCGAGTTGGTCAGATTATAACAATCGCAAGTCCAAGTTGGACAATTAA
- a CDS encoding hypothetical protein (BUSCO:45822at5125) — translation MKVTFKDLKQQKFTLDVEPSELISAVKQKISAEKGWEPQLQKLIYSGKILKDDETVGSYNIEEKGFVVCMVNKPKPKPAESSAAPPATPAAPPTRTPAAPAAPAQSSSQQAAVPATPTPQRSADAGSEEPSGLAMGSQRTEAIANMEAMGFERSQIEAAMRAAFNNPDRAVEYLLNGIPDNIRQEQQQREAAPAAPASQPSQPAAAAAAASQGGEEGGVNLFDLAAQHGGSGARGGSGGNEVAAAAAAAAAGQGGDLGNLDFLRHNAQFQQLRQIVQQQPQMLEPILQQLGAGNPQLAELIASNPDQFLQLLGEYADDDVPLPPGAQAISVTEEERDAIERLCRLGFDRDAAIQAYFACDKNEELAANFLFDQPEDDEPGPNN, via the exons ATGAAGGTCACTTTCAAA GATCTCAAGCAGCAAAAGTTTACGCTCGATGTCGAGCCCTCAGAGCTG ATCTCTGCCGTCAAGCAGAAGATTTCCGCCGAAAAGGGATGGGAGCCTCAGCTGCAGAAGCTTATCTACTCTG GCAAAATTCTCAAGGACGATGAGACTGTCGGATCTTACAATATCGAGGAGAAGGGCTTTGTGGTCTGCATGGTGAACAAG cccaagcccaagcctgCCGAATCAAGCGCTGCTCCTCCTGCTACACCCGCAGCTCCTCCTACCCGCACTCCCGCTGCACCGGCTGCTCCTGCGCAATCCTCATCTCAGCAGGCTGCCGTTCCCGCAACACCCACCCCTCAGCGCTCTGCTGATGCCGGATCTGAAGAGCCTTCGGGCCTGGCTATGGGATCCCAGCGTACCGAGGCGATTGCGAATATGGAGGCTATGGGTTTTGAGAGGAGTCAAATCGAGGCGGCTATGCGCGCTGCCTTCAACAACCCCGACCGCGCTGTTGAGTACCTGCTTAAT GGCATTCCCGACAatattcgtcaagaacagCAACAACGCGAGGCTGCCCCCGCAGCTCCTGCTTCTCAACCATCTCAGCccgctgccgccgccgccgccgcttcTCAAGGTGGTGAGGAGGGTGGTGTAAACCTGTTCGATCTTGCTGCTCAGCATGGAGGCTCCGGTGCTCGAGGAGGAAGCGGCGGTAATGAAGTCGCTGCAGCGGCTGCCGCAGCTGCTGCTGGTCAGGGTGGTGATCTGGGCAACCTCGACTTCCTACGACACAACGCCCAGTTCCAGCAACTCCGCCAGATCGTCCAGCAACAACCGCAAATGCTTGAGCCCATTCTTCAGCAGCTTGGTGCTGGCAACCCCCAACTCGCCGAGTTGATCGCCTCAAATCCCGACCAATTCCTTCAGCTTCTTGGTGAATATGCCGACGACGACGTTCCTTTGCCGCCTGGAGCTCAGGCTATTTCAGTCACCGAGGAGGAGCGTGATGCCATCGAGAGA CTTTGCCGCCTCGGATTCGACAGAGATGCCGCCATCCAGGCTTACTTTGCCTGTGATAAGAACGAAGAACTCGCTGCCAACTTCCTCTTTGACCAACCGGAGGACGACGAGCCTGGCCCTAACAACTAG
- the BRE1 gene encoding E3 ubiquitin-protein ligase bre1 (BUSCO:9013at5125), giving the protein MPLTTTSSASPRPSTLAKMEDRKRPAISSADDIAPPSKRVAVNGSKAKDDPLDMKEESWIDAYTKGAIYRQMQEYSRKASTYESRLEELHKRSVHHDDHLRIIDAWWRQVLDEMELLTESDVTSPTASEPPYLSSVSFKDLHDFQKHLSEKGKAIKSRAEALLGRLASSRGNIEPDAAKLESNVASLLAAQKEYFLKLDRLKSEKDQLSEQLNAATLRYFKAEKKLDRAKSAQVQKMEQQAFANATRPSASGDANADSGETNGNSGELLLKYEEATAAATKQKEQLDVILAEIKTLQDENSTLKAKRDTLTDEDFIRTDVFKQFKNQNEDLIKRINTLEATNKQLREEAERLQAERSTFKTQLEADANQVTQELEAEIMSRDQDLARVRSARDELLAETTQHKARLDQERTSIEQVRVLASAKEDRITALESQLSRFQQSEDQQTVSPDIEALTVEELRLKYTKLQQDFDSINLELPAIEKAYKKMKELAHRKAMDYIATEDRIALLIAEKSKADQKYFAARKDADTRNNEIRSLRHQNSKSSEIIAQLKDLESQNRTLLGNLEKQLADLKQSNASLMTENKKMEATSLDAVRRTESLNKQVTDLSNLVKSKDAASAVVRERNVMQETEVEKMKVRLEHAQKERDTWKNKALSNSSEEEEMLRTFALCTICRNNFKNTALKTCGHLFCTQCVDDRISNRMRKCPTCSRAFDKMDVMPVHH; this is encoded by the exons ATGCCTCTCACGACCACCTCCTCTGCTTCGCCTCGTCCATCCACACTCGCAAAGATGGAGGATAGAAAGCGGCCTGCCATCAGCAGCGCTGATGATATAGCCCCTCCCAGTAAGAGAGTTGCCGTCAATGGctccaaggccaaggacgaCCCCCTTGACATGAAGGAGGAAAGCTGGATTGAC GCCTACACAAAGGGCGCCATCTATCGTCAGATGCAAGAATACAGTCGCAAGGCCTCGACATACGAGTCACGCCTCGAAGAGCTTCATAAACGATCTGTTCATCATGATGACCACTTGAGGATAATCGATGCTTGGTGGCGACAG GTACTCGACGAGATGGAGCTTCTCACAGAGTCGGATGTTACCTCACCGACCGCCTCAG AACCCCCATATCTGAGTAGCGTCAGTTTTAAGGACCTCCACGACTTCCAGAAACATCTATCGGAAAAGGGCAAAGCAATCAAGTCGAGAGCTGAAGCGCTTCTTGGACGTTTAGCTTCTTCACGAGGCAACATTGAACCCGACGCCGCTAAGCTAGAGAGTAACGTTGCAAGCTTGCTCGCCGCCCAGAAGGAATACTTCTTGAAATTGGATCGACTCAAGAGTGAAAAGGACCAACTTTCAGAACAGCTCAATGCTGCAACTTTGCGCTACTTCAAAGCAGAGAAGAAACTGGATCGCGCAAAGAGTGCTCAGGTTCAAAAGATGGAACAACAAGCGTTCGCCAATGCCACTCGACCTTCTGCCTCTGGAGACGCTAATGCCGATTCTGGAGAGACGAATGGGAACTCAGGCGAGCTACTACTGAAGTATGAGGAGGCGACCGCAGCTGCTACTAAGCAAAAGGAACAGCTAGATGTTATCCTGGCCGAGATCAAGACCTTGCAGGACGAAAATTCGACTCTCAAGGCGAAGAGAGATACCCTAACCGACGAAGATTTCATTCGAACCGATGTTTTTAAACAGTTCAAAAATCAGAACGAGGACCTGATCAAACGTATCAACACACTCGAGGCCACGAACAAGCAATTGCGAGAAGAGGCCGAGAGACTGCAAGCGGAGCGATCGACATTCAAGACTCAGCTTGAGGCAGATGCAAATCAGGTGACCCAAGAGCTCGAGGCCGAGATCATGTCAAGGGATCAGGATCTTGCCCGAGTGCGTTCAGCCCGAGACGAGTTGCTGGCAGAGACTACGCAACACAAGGCGAGGTTGGACCAAGAGCGAACATCGATTGAGCAGGTGAGAGTGCTAGCATCTGCCAAGGAGGACAGAATCACGGCACTCGAATCACAGCTCTCACGTTTCCAGCAGAGTGAGGACCAGCAGACAGTTAGCCCGGATATCGAGGCCCTCACAGTAGAGGAGCTTCGCTTGAAGTACACAAAGCTGCAGCAGGATTTCGATTCGATCAACCTGGAGTTGCCCGCCATTGAAAAAGCAtacaagaagatgaaggaaCTCGCTCATCGTAAAGCTATGGACTATATCGCTACAGAAGACCGCATCGCCCTCTTGATAGCGGAGAAGAGCAAGGCTGATCAAAAATACTTCGCTGCCCGAAAGGACGCGGATACACGAAACAACGAGATCAGATCATTGCGCCATCAGAACAGTAAGAGCTCGGAAATCATTGCCCAGCTCAAGGATCTCGAATCACAAAATCGCACGCTTCTGGGCAATCTAGAGAAACAGTTGGCCGATTTGAAGCAATCAAACGCTTCTCTGATGACAgagaacaagaagatggaAGCAACGAGTCTTGATGCTGTTCGCCGCACCGAGTCGCTCAACAAGCAGGTCACTGATCTGTCAAACTTGGTCAAGTCCAAAGACGCTGCATCCGCAGTGGTTCGCGAGCGCAATGTGATGCAAGAAACTGAAGTGGAGAAGATGAAGGTGCGACTTGAGCACGCACAGAAGGAACGCGACACCTGGAAGAACAAGGCTTTGAGTAATTCttccgaggaggaggagatgcTTCGA ACATTCGCTCTATGTACCATTTGTCGCAACAACTTCAAGAACACGGCTTTGAAGACATGCGGTCACTTATTCTGCACCCAATGTGTCGACGATCGCATCAGCAATCGCATGCGCAAATGCCCTACATGTTCACGCGCCTTCGATAAGATGGACGTTATGCCCGTCCATCATTGA
- a CDS encoding hypothetical protein (SECRETED:SignalP(1-18)~TransMembrane:1 (n4-12c18/19o155-173i)) translates to MIPISLAYLLALPALALAARPKDAIKLSDVKSLTLRGNGAMTNHRRVGAIPQLRCVSKRALCEIYDMDVMRCTNEGAGWGDEDVQWSCTASLPEELKLTTTDVICEGYNSPDDPYVLKGSCGVEYRVALTRKGERRYPNIANGGWFSDGRGGTDWGALLFTIIFVGVLGWIIYSACYRAQGAGTNPSRPRRRGDGWSSGGWGPGWGPDGDDPPPPYPGTKPSSQSSNSWRPGFWSGAAGGAAAGYLAGQRNQNRYNNHNNGYGSFGRGGSGMGGGWGGRSGSSSNESNRHESTGFGSTSRR, encoded by the coding sequence ATGATACCCATTTCTCTCGCCTATCTTCTCGCACTCCCAGCCCTTGCGCTGGCTGCTCGCCCAAAGGATGCCATAAAGCTATCTGATGTGAAATCTCTCACCCTCCGCGGAAATGGCGCCATGACGAACCATCGTCGCGTCGGCGCCATTCCCCAACTGCGCTGCGTCTCCAAGAGGGCCCTTTGTGAGATCTACGATATGGATGTAATGCGCTGCACCAACGAAGGTGCAGGTTGGGGTGATGAGGATGTTCAATGGAGCTGCACTGCGTCGCTTCCCGAGGAGCTCAAGCTCACCACCACAGACGTTATTTGCGAAGGCTACAACTCTCCTGACGATCCTTATGTTCTCAAAGGCAGCTGCGGTGTTGAGTACCGAGTTGCATTGACGAGAAAGGGTGAGCGCCGTTACCCCAACATCGCCAACGGAGGCTGGTTCAGTGATGGCCGCGGTGGTACAGACTGGGGAGCTCTTCTCTTCACCATTATTTTTGTCGGCGTGCTCGGTTGGATCATCTACTCGGCATGCTACAGAGCGCAGGGAGCTGGCACCAACCCCAGCAGACCTCGGCGCCGTGGTGACGGCTGGTCTTCTGGCGGATGGGGTCCTGGTTGGGGTCCCGATGGTGAcgatcctcctcctccataCCCCGGAACcaagccttcttctcaatcAAGCAACTCCTGGAGACCTGGTTTCTGGAGCGGTGCAGCTGGAGGAGCTGCAGCAGGATATCTGGCTGGCCAACGCAACCAAAATCGGTACAACAATCACAACAATGGCTATGGCAGTTTCGGACGAGGAGGATCAGGAATGGGCGGAGGATGGGGTGGTCGCTCAGGGTCCTCATCAAACGAGTCTAACCGTCACGAGAGCACTGGATTTGGTTCAACCAGCCGAAGGTAG
- the MDR1 gene encoding GTPase-activating protein (TransMembrane:10 (i107-131o159-183i235-254o260-282i339-360o821-845i892-918o924-944i1006-1026o1038-1062i)~BUSCO:1867at5125) has product MAELSEKTAAATSSSNPSRPSSSSRSGSTEQDAVRPDKPNTSDPEDEKLNLKKADSAIVVPPKADSDQDPYKNLPSDEAEVLRRQVVSPEVKQGVAVLYRYASRNDVIIIIISSICAIAGGAALPLMTVVFGNLQGVFQDYFVNRSLSSDAFNDKLVQFVLYFVYLGIGEFIVVYISTCGFIYSGEHISAKIREHYLESCLRQNIGFFDKLGAGEVTTRITSDTNLIQDGISEKVSLTLAAVATFVSAFVIGFIKYWKLTLILFSTVIALLLNMGGGSTFILKYNKQSLEAYAHGGSLADEVISSIRNAVAFGTQERLARQYDNHLKNAEFFGFRVKSAIACMIAGMMLVLYLNYGLAFWQGSKMLVDNETSLSNILTILMATMIGAFNLGNVAPNVQAFTNAVAAAAKIFNTIDRQSPLDSSSDKGEKLDHIEGSIRLSNIKHIYPSRPEVTVMKDVTLDIPAGKVTALVGASGSGKSTIVGLVERFYDPVQGTVYLDGHDISKLNLRWLRQQMALVSQEPTLFGTTIFNNIRHGLIGTAHEDASEEKQRELVIEAAKKANAHDFVSSLPEGYETNVGERGFLLSGGQKQRIAIARAVVSDPKILLLDEATSALDTKSEGVVQAALENAAEGRTTITIAHRLSTIRDAHNIVVMSEGRIVEQGTHNELLEKKSAYYKLVSAQNIAAAEEMTAEEQAAIDEEEVELMRKMTSERATATLADPNDDIAAKLNRTTTSKSASSLALQGRKAEDEREYGMWTLIKLVASFNTTEWKLMVIGLVFSAICGGGNPTQAVFFAKQIVTLSQPITEENQHSVKKDSDFWSAMYLMLAFVQFFAFVIQGVLFAKCSERLVHRVRDRAFRTMLRQDVAFFDRDENTAGALTSFLSTETTHVAGLSGVTLGTLLMVVTTLVSAMVVSLAIGWKLSLVCISTIPILLGCGFFRFWMLAHFQRRSKAAYDSSASFASEAISAIRTVAALTREEDVLNQYKQSLAVQQRKSLISVLKSSLLYAASQSLLFACFALGFWYGGTLIGKLEYTMFQFFLCFMSIIFGAQSAGTIFSFAPDMGKAHHSAGELKKLFDRQPVVDTWSDKGERLPDVEGTLEFRDVHFRYPTRPEQPVLRGLNLTVRPGQYIALVGASGCGKSTTIALLERFYDPLSGGVYIDNHEISTLNINDYRSHIALVSQEPTLYQGTIKENILLGTPREDVSDADLEFACREANIYDFIVSLPDGFNTVVGSKGALLSGGQKQRIAIARALIRDPKILLLDEATSALDSESEKVVQAALDKAAKGRTTIAVAHRLSTIQKADIIYVFDQGRIVEQGTHTELMKKNGRYAELVNLQSLEKQR; this is encoded by the exons ATGGCCGAATTGTCGGAAAAGACTGCTGCTGCGACAAGCAGCAGCAACCCTTCGCgaccatcatcttcaagcCGCAGTGGCTCAACGGAGCAAGATGCAGTTCGCCCAGACAAGCCAAACACGAGCGACCCCGAAGATGAAAAGTTGAACCTAAAGAAAGCAGATTCAGCAATTGTCGTTCCTCCCAAAGCCGATTCCGACCAAGATCCTTACAAGAACTTGCCATCAGACGAAGCCGAGGTCTTGCGACGCCAAGTCGTTAGCCCAGAAGTCAAGCAGGGTGTCGCTGTTTTGTACAGATACGCATCCCGTAACGATGTCATTATCATTATTATCTCCAGTATCTGCGCTATCGCCGGTGGTGCTGCGCTTCCTCTCATGACTGTTGTCTTTGGTAACCTTCAAGGTGTCTTCCAGGATTACTTCGTTAACCGGAGTCTGAGCTCTGATGCTTTCAACGACAAGTTGGTGCAATTCGTCTTGTACTTTGTGTACCTCGGTATCGGCGAGTTTATCGTGGTGTACATCTCTACTTGTGGTTTCATTTACAGCGGAGAGCACATCTCTGCCAAGATTCGCGAACACTACCTCGAAAGCTGCTTGCGCCAGAACATTGGTTTCTTCGATAAACTCGGCGCTGGAGAAGTTACTACTCGAATCACATCCGATACCAATCTCATCCAAGATGGTATCTCTGAAAAGGTTTCCCTCACTCTCGCTGCTGTCGCCACATTCGTCTCAGCCTTTGTCATTGGATTCATCAAGTACTGGAAGTTGACTCTGATTCTCTTCTCAACTGTCATTGCTCTTCTCCTCAACATGGGAGGTGGATCTACTTTTATCCTCAAGTACAACAAGCAGAGCTTGGAAGCTTATGCCCATGGTGGTAGTCTTGCGGACGAAGTCATCAGCTCTATACGCAACGCCGTCGCTTTTGGAACCCAAGAACGCCTGGCTCGCCAATACGACAACCATCTCAAGAATGCCGAGTTTTTCGGTTTCCGTGTCAAGTCTGCTATTGCCTGCATGATCGCTGGAATGATGCTCGTCCTCTACCTCAACTATGGCTTGGCTTTCTGGCAAGGCAGCAAGATGCTTGTCGACAACGAAACCAGCCTCTCCAACATCCTGACAATTCTGATGGCGACAATGATTGGTGCTTTCAACCTCGGTAACGTTGCTCCTAATGTTCAGGCTTTTACAAACGCTGTTGCGGCTGCGGCCAAGatcttcaacaccatcgACCGACAGTCACCGCTCGACTCGTCCAGCGACAAGGGTGAGAAGCTCGACCATATCGAGGGCTCCATTCGACTCTCCAACATCAAGCACATCTACCCTTCTCGACCAGAAGTTACTGTCATGAAGGATGTGACCCTCGATATCCCTGCTGGTAAGGTCACTGCTCTGGTGGGTGCATCTGGCTCTGGTAAGAGCACCATCGTTGGATTGGTCGAACGCTTCTACGACCCTGTTCAGGGTACTGTTTATTTGGACGGACACGATATTTCCAAACTGAACCTCCGATGGTTGCGTCAGCAAATGGCTCTCGTCAGCCAGGAGCCCACGCTATTTGGTACCACCATCTTTAATAACATTCGTCACGGTTTGATTGGCACTGCTCATGAAGACGCAAGTGAAGAAAAGCAGCGCGAACTGGTTATCGAAGCAGCCAAGAAGGCCAATGCCCACGACTTTGTGTCTTCCCTGCCTGAAGGTTACGAAACGAATGTCGGAGAGCGAGGTTTCCTCCTTTCTGGTGGTCAAAAACAGCGAATTGCTATTGCTCGTGCCGTTGTTTCCGACCCTAAGA TTCTACTCCTTGACGAAGCTACATCTGCCCTAGACACCAAATCTGAGGGTGTCGTTCAAGCTGCTCTGGAGAACGCTGCTGAAGGCCGCACTACCATTACCATCGCTCATCGTCTGTCAACTATCAGAGATGCTCACAACATCGTCGTCATGTCCGAAGGTCGCATCGTGGAGCAGGGTACTCACAACGAacttcttgagaagaagagtGCCTACTACAAGCTCGTCTCAGCTCAGAATATTGCTGCCGCAGAGGAAATGACTGCCGAGGAGCAAGCTGCCATcgacgaggaagaagttgagcTTATGCGCAAGATGACCAGTGAGAGAGCGACTGCCACACTCGCTGACCCTAACGATGATATTGCCGCCAAGTTGAACCGCACCACCACCTCGAAATCTGCTTCTAGCCTGGCGCTCCAAGGTCGCAAGGCTGAAGACGAACGGGAATACGGAATGTGGACTCTGATCAAGCTTGTTGCTTCTTTCAACACAACGGAGTGGAAGCTCATGGTTATCGGTCTCGTCTTCTCTGCTATCTGTGGTGGAGGTAACCCTACGCAAGCTG TCTTCTTTGCCAAGCAGATTGTCACTTTGTCTCAACCCATAACCGAAGAGAACCAGCACTCAGTGAAGAAAGACTCCGACTTTTGGAGTGCCATGTATCTCATGCTTGCCTTTGTTCAGTTCTTTGCGTTTGTCATCCAGGGTGTCTTGTTCGCCAAATGTTCTGAGCGATTGGTGCATCGAGTTCGAGACCGCGCTTTCAGGACCATGCTTCGCCAGGACGTGGCCTTCTTTGACCGTGATGAGAACACCGCTGGTGCGCTCACCTCATTCCTCTCTACTGAGACAACTCACGTCGCTGGCCTGAGCGGTGTCACTCTCGGAACATTGTTGATGGTTGTCACCACTCTTGTTTCTGCTATGGTTGTCTCTCTGGCCATCGGCTGGAAGCTCTCGCTTGTGTGTATCTCAACTATTCCTATCCTTTTGGGATGTGGTTTCTTCCGTTTCTGGATGCTTGCACACTTTCAGCGTCGTTCCAAAGCCGCCTACGACTCGTCGGCTAGTTTCGCTTCCGAGGCCATTTCCGCCATCCGAACCGTGGCAGCCCTTACACGAGAGGAAGATGTCTTGAACCAGTACAAGCAATCACTTGCTGTACAGCAAAGGAAGAGTTTGATCTCTGTCCTCAAGTCGTCCCTACTTTACGCTGCTTCCCAGTCTCTGCTGTTTGCCTGCTTCGCTCTGGGCTTCTGGTACGGTGGTACACTGATCGGAAAGCTTGAATACACCATGTTCCAGTTCTTCCTCTGTTTCATGTCAATTATTTTCGGCGCTCAATCAGCTG GTACCATCTTCAGTTTCGCCCCTGATATGGGCAAAGCCCACCACTCAGCCGGAGAACTCAAGAAGCTCTTTGACAGACAACCCGTTGTCGATACATGGTCAGACAAGGGCGAGCGCCTGCCTGATGTTGAGGGCACTCTTGAGTTCCGCGATGTTCACTTCCGTTACCCAACAAGACCGGAACAGCCTGTCCTGCGTGGACTTAACCTGACGGTGCGACCTGGACAGTACATCGCCCTTGTCGGAGCCTCTGGCTGTGGAAAGAGTACCACAATTGCGCTATTGGAGCGATTCTATGACCCCCTCTCTGGTGGTGTCTACATTGACAACCACGAAATCAGCACCCTCAACATTAACGACTACCGATCGCACATTGCACTCGTCAGTCAGGAACCTACATTATACCAAGGAACCATCAAGGAAAACATTCTTCTTGGTACTCCGCGCGAGGATGTCTCGGATGCGGATCTGGAGTTTGCATGCCGCGAAGCCAACATTTACGATTTCATTGTGTCACTCCCCGATGGTTTCAACACTGTAGTTGGTAGCAAGGGTGCGCTGCTATCTGGTGGTCAGAAGCAGCGAATCGCCATTGCACGTGCTCTGATCCGTGATCCCAAAATCCTGCTCCTTGACGAGGCGACATCAGCCCTCGATTCTGAGTCTGAGAAGGTGGTACAGGCAGCGTTGGACAAGGCGGCTAAGGGTCGAACCACCATTGCCGTGGCGCATCGTCTCAGTACTATCCAGAAGGCTGATATCATCTACGTGTTCGACCAGGGTCGTATTGTGGAACAAGGAACACATACAGagctgatgaagaagaatggTCGTTACGCAGAGTTGGTCAACCTGCAGAGCCTTGAGAAGCAGAGGTAG